The genomic DNA AATTTGCAAACCTTTTCATACCATGATCCAAGCTGATCATTATGAAACGCTCTAGATGTTAAAGTTACCTTATCAGCCTGATTTTTCAATGCGGCAATAATTTTTGGATGACGATGTCCTTGATTAACTGCAGAATAAGCACTTAACATATCCATATACTTATTCCCTTCTGGATCTTCAACCCAAACACCTTCTGCGTTCGAAATGACAATTGGCAGCGGATGATAATTATTTGCTCCGAATTGTTCTGATTGCTCAATTAATGCTTTAGATGCTGTTTTCATCATAAACATTCCTCCATCCTAAATCAATATTACTATTGTACAACGGAACCTTCAATTCATGAAAATTGGGGTATGAATTTACTTCATTCGTTGTTACTTTTTTATATATTGTAACACGATATTTAACCCTGTTATGTAAAAAACGTTAAACTATGACATCATGTAACAAGTTATTCCTATTCAAACATTATTATTAAAACCACGTATTTTTACACTGTTCCCATTAATTTAAAAATTCATTAAACTATGTTCATTAATAATATCAAAAATAAAATTTTTATCATCTTCTTATAAGAAATAGATAAATATTTTTTTAAGTTGTACGACACAACCTTATCCAGAAATTTTTGAAGAAGTTTGACTCTCTTCAATCTCCTTCATTTCTTTCTCACTCATATACGGCATCTTAAATCCAAAAGAAGCTAACAAAATTGCAATCAATGGAACAGATAAATTAAAAATGGCATATGGGGCATATTCAAACGGGTGTACTGCCAATGTAGACATAATAAAAACAGCACATGTATTCCAAGGTACAAGTGATGAAGTAACTGTTCCCCCATCTTCTAAAGCCCGTGAGAGGTTTTTTGATTGGAGTCTCTTTTTCTTATAAGCTTGATGATACATTCTTCCCGGGAGCAGGATTGAAATGTATTGTTCTGCTGCTGCAATATTTGTAAAAAAACTTGTAAAGACAGTTGCAACAACAAGACTTTTAGCTGAACGAGCTAACTTTAATATTTGTTTAACAATAGCTTCCAGCATCCCTGTATGCTCCATGACCCCGCCAAATGCCATCGCAACAATTGTTAAAGAGACAGTATACATCATATCATCAATCCCGCCACGATTGAAAAGATCATCGACTAATTCATTTCCAGTTTCAATCGAAAAACCTTCTTGTAATGTATTAACCGCAATTCCAATTTGTCCACCTTGAACGATTATATGCGATAACCACCCTAACAATATACCAGCTGCAAGTGCTGGAAGAGCCGGAACTTTTTTTGCAACTAAAAAGATCACAATCAAAGGAACGAATAGCAGCCATGGAGATATAACAAAGTTTTCATTGAGTACATTCATGATCGTTTGAATATTTTCATTATTTAATTCAGTTGTCCGAAATTGTCTTCCCATAAAAAAATAAGCTGTTAATGCAAGGAATAATGCAGGAATTGTAGTATAAAACATATGGCGAATATGCTCAAATAAATCAGTTTCAGTTATGCCAGCTGCTAAATTAGTTGTATCTGAAAGTGGTGACATTTTATCACCAAAATAGGCGCCTGAAATGATAGCTCCAGCTACCATTGGTGCAGGAATACCCATACTTATCCCAATGCCCATGCCAGCAACACCAATCGTTCCCATCGTTGACCACGAACTGCCGATTGCTAATGTAACAATCGCACAAATAGTTGAAATCGAAACGAGAAACATTGATGGTGTGATTAATTTTAGTCCGTAATAAATCATTGTTGCAACGATTCCTCCACCAATCCAAGCTCCGATCGTCAATCCGACCATAATAATAATCATAATAGCAGGTAACGCCAGTTGAATTCCTTTATATACCCCTGCTTCAATCTCTTTCCACTTAAATCCAAACTGGGATGCGACTATTGCACACACAATAGTTCCAAAAATTAACGGTATGTGCGGGCTTCCTTCAAATTCAATAATTGTGATCGCCATGACAATCATCATCGCTGTTAAAGGCAGCATCGCTATAATAAACGGTATCTTTTTTTCTGAACTCTCCTTCATCGTACTTCTTTCCTCTCGGTGTAATTTCACTCTCTTTAAAATTAAAACATAATATTTGTGTCAATTAAATGAATTTGTTAATTTTTCAGAAAAATTAATTTAAGAAATAAAAAATAGCTGAGTTTATTACCCAGCTATTCAGACTGTTGACAAACACTCGCATTTATCATCACTTGCACTTCGTTGTAAGCTCATGCACGACTGATCTATTCGCTTTCGCCTCCGTCCTATATATCTCGGCTAACAAGCGTTGGCAACAAAACATATTGAATTTGTCTATAAGCTCTCATGGCTTTAGTCTGTTCTTAGCTTTTATTTATTCATTAAACCTTCACTTTCAGATTGCTCAATCCATTCCTGCAGCTTTTCTTTTAAAGTGTTAAAACCTTGTTCATTGTTAGTTTCAGCTTTCTTTACTTTTGCTGCAATTTTTTTTGAAGGTACACCCTCAGTTGCCCGAATCGATAAACTGACCTTTCCGCCTTCCTCGTCAACGGATAACACTTTTACCGTTACTTCGTCTCCTATTTTCACATGATCATTAATATCTTTTACATATCCGTGTGTAATTTCAGATATATGAACTAATCCCTGTATAGAGTCGTTTAACGAAACGAATGCTCCGTACGGCTGAATACCGGTAACTTTTCCTGTTAATATACTTCCGGTTGTAATTCTTTGACCCATTAAAACACTCCTAAATTTTTAATTTTATTTTTCTCTTCTTTTACGCATTAAAAAATTGTATCACAATTAGATTTTTTTATCAATTTTTTCATATATATTTAAGATGGATTTTTTGTAATTAAATAGAGATTTTATGAACAATTAAGAACGATTCAAAAAAACGTCTCGAAATAACTTTGAAACAAATGGTACAATAAAAATAATTAAATAAGGGAATGCTTCCATTAAGATACAAAAAACATGTATTATATAGTGAAACTAAATAAAGGAGAGGGTAAAAATGTCTGAAATCGGAAAAAATATTAAATTGTGGCGTGAACGAAGAGGCATGACTGCACAAGAATTAGCATTAAAAATTCGGGTAGGAACAAAAACTATTGAGAACTATGAATCCGGTGAGCAAATTCCAAACACAAACACAATTTTAAAAATTTCCACAGTGTTAGACGTGCCTGCATCTGACCTTCAAGGAAATAAAGGAAAGTCTATGACAAACAATCAATAATAATAAAAAAAAAATAAAAAACTCCCAAAAAATTTAAAAAATATGTTTAATAACCTAGAAACTTGGTTAATATTGTATTATAAGGCTTTCTAGTATTCCCCCCTTTTAAGTAGACAATCGTGTAGGTTGTCTTTTTTTTGTTTTTCACCATCTTTTTCTCGACAACAGTGTGAAAGGAATGATTTTGGATAAAATAAATGATATCTCGCAAAGCAGGAGTGAACGACCATGGGTTTTAAAAAAGCATCTGGAAATAAAAAATTAAATGGCATTGATTTATATTATGAATTTTATGCCCATCCTTCTTCCAAAAATACAATTGTACTTATACACGGTTTTTTATCCTCCTCTTTTAGCTACCGTCGTCTCATCCCTTTATTAAAAAATGATTTTAATGTTTTTTCTATAGATTTCCCTCCTTTCGGAAAAAGCGGAAAGTCTTTGCGTTATACGTACTCATATGATAATATCGCGCAAACAATTATTCATTTTATTAAAATGATGGGAATTGATAAAATCATCATCATGGGCCATTCAATGGGAGGACAAATAAGCTTGAACATTGCTTATAAACAACCAACTTTAGTGGAAAAAGTCATTTTACTATGCAGCTCAGCTTACTTACAGCGGGCTAAACGATCACTAATCTTTGTAAGCTACTTCCCCTTTTTTTATCTTTACATAAAATATTGGCTTGGAAAATCTGGCGAAAAACAAAATCTCAAAAATGTTATATATGACCATACATTAATTGATCATGAAATGATTTCTGGTTATTTAACTCCTTTTCAGAAAAATGATATTTTTCGAGCCTTAACAAGAATGATCCGTCATCGCGAAGGAGACCTATCTTCAGAAAAACTGCAAACAATTGAAACACCTTGTCTGCTCATTTGGGGTGAAGATGATAAAATTGTTCCATTAAATGTTGGAGAAAAATTAAATAAAGAATTACCGAACTCGCAAATAGTTATTTTTAAAGAAACAGGACATCTCCTTCCTGAAGAACGTCCTCTTGATGTTTTTAGACATGTGTTGAAATTTGTTAATGAAACAAATTAAAAGTTTTATATTTCTTAGTAAAAAAAGAGAAAACCTCTTTTTTAAAAAATCGACTGCGTTTCCTAAACAATTTACAGCTAAATTTTTTATGCAAAAAGGTCATAACATCAATTTATATTGTAATTAATAAATATCACGCTTATGATGGTAATAAATAAATGAACAAGCCTATCAATATTTGGCTATATGACTTTTTATGATTTTTAGATTACATCTCACACACAGCGATGACGAAAGAAATAAATGAAAAAAACACTCTCTTCTCAATTCAAATCGTCAAAAGATAAATGAGCCAATAAATCAACAGAGTTGTATGACATAGCCTAGATATTTTTAGTTCTTCTAAGATGCTCTACATCAACAGCAAAGTGTAATAAAATCAAAGGGGTGGAGAAAATGACTAGAAA from Bacillus aquiflavi includes the following:
- the nhaC gene encoding Na+/H+ antiporter NhaC encodes the protein MKESSEKKIPFIIAMLPLTAMMIVMAITIIEFEGSPHIPLIFGTIVCAIVASQFGFKWKEIEAGVYKGIQLALPAIMIIIMVGLTIGAWIGGGIVATMIYYGLKLITPSMFLVSISTICAIVTLAIGSSWSTMGTIGVAGMGIGISMGIPAPMVAGAIISGAYFGDKMSPLSDTTNLAAGITETDLFEHIRHMFYTTIPALFLALTAYFFMGRQFRTTELNNENIQTIMNVLNENFVISPWLLFVPLIVIFLVAKKVPALPALAAGILLGWLSHIIVQGGQIGIAVNTLQEGFSIETGNELVDDLFNRGGIDDMMYTVSLTIVAMAFGGVMEHTGMLEAIVKQILKLARSAKSLVVATVFTSFFTNIAAAEQYISILLPGRMYHQAYKKKRLQSKNLSRALEDGGTVTSSLVPWNTCAVFIMSTLAVHPFEYAPYAIFNLSVPLIAILLASFGFKMPYMSEKEMKEIEESQTSSKISG
- the yugI gene encoding S1 domain-containing post-transcriptional regulator GSP13 — encoded protein: MGQRITTGSILTGKVTGIQPYGAFVSLNDSIQGLVHISEITHGYVKDINDHVKIGDEVTVKVLSVDEEGGKVSLSIRATEGVPSKKIAAKVKKAETNNEQGFNTLKEKLQEWIEQSESEGLMNK
- a CDS encoding alpha/beta fold hydrolase, which produces MGFKKASGNKKLNGIDLYYEFYAHPSSKNTIVLIHGFLSSSFSYRRLIPLLKNDFNVFSIDFPPFGKSGKSLRYTYSYDNIAQTIIHFIKMMGIDKIIIMGHSMGGQISLNIAYKQPTLVEKVILLCSSAYLQRAKRSLIFVSYFPFFYLYIKYWLGKSGEKQNLKNVIYDHTLIDHEMISGYLTPFQKNDIFRALTRMIRHREGDLSSEKLQTIETPCLLIWGEDDKIVPLNVGEKLNKELPNSQIVIFKETGHLLPEERPLDVFRHVLKFVNETN